The following DNA comes from Frankia casuarinae.
CGGCGCGGGCCGGTCTGGTCCCGGCCGGCCGACCCAGCCTCGTCCGGCGCCGAGGGGCCGGCAGCTGGAGCTGCCGTTCGACCCCTACCAGGGCATCCGCCCGGACCGCACCGGCCAGTACGCCCTCCCGCTGGAGGGCCTGCCCCGCACCCCACGCCCCGCCCGGCCGTCCCCACCTGCACCACCGCCGTCGCCATCCCGCCCGACCTCGCCGGCGCGGCCGGTCCCGCCCCTCTACCGGCAGCTGATGTTGCCGAACATGCCCCGCCGCCCCCGCCCACCCCGACCGGAAGGTGATCAGCCGCGATGACGCATCCCGTACGAATTCCCGCCGATGTTGATCGCGAAGATCGGATCATGGCGGGCCTGACCGCCCGGCAGGTGTTGATCCTCGCGCTGACCGCGATCGTGCTCTACCTCGCCTGGGCCGCGACCCGTGCCCTGCTGCCGTTGCCGGTGTTCGCGCTGCTCGCCGTCCCGGTCGCCGCGGGCGCCGGCGTCCTCGTCCTGGGCCAGCGCGACGGGCTGTCCCTCGACCGGATGCTCGTCGCCGCGATCCGCCAACGCACCAGCCCACGACACCGCATCAACGCCCCCGAAGGAGTGATTCCGCCGCCGTCCTGGCTGGCCGCCCGCGCCACGAGCAGCTCCGGTGACCGACGGCCGGCCGCGGGCGGGCAGAGCGCGGCGCCGCTGCGGCTACCGGCCCGCACCGTCACCACCAACGCCGGGGTCGGCGTGATCGACCTCGGGCCGGACGGGCTTGCGGTCGTCGCGGTCGCGAGCACGGTGAACTTCGCGCTGCGCACGCCGGGCGAGCAGGACGGGCTGGTCGCCGTGTTCGCCCGCTACCTGCACTCCCTGACCGCGCCGGTGCAGATCCTCGTGCGGGCCATGCCCGCCGACCTGACCGACCAGATCCGTCAACTCGACGACGCCGCCGACCAGCTGCCCCACCCCGCGCTCGCGCACGCCGCCCGCGAACACGCCACCTACCTGGCCCAGCTCGCCGACGAGATGCAGCTGCTGACCCGCCAGGTCCTGCTGGTCCTGCGAGAGCCGCTCGTGGCGGCCGGCCCGGTCGACGGGCTCGGGGGCGCATCCCCGCTGGCCGCACTGTCCGGCCGACGGGCGGCGGCCCGCGACGCCCGCCGCGCCGGAGCGGCCATCCGACGGGCCGCGCACACCCGGCTCGCCCGCCGGCTCGCCGAGGCGACCGACCTGCTGGCACCGGCCGGGATCGTGGTCACGCCGCTGGACGCGGGCACGGCGACCAGCGTGCTGGCCGCTGCCTGCAACCCGGCCGGCCTGGTGCCGCCGGCCGCGCTCGCGGCCCCCGACGACGTCATCACCGCCGATGTCCCCGAGCCCGTCGACAGCTACTCGGCCTACCAGCCCGACACCGACGACGGCTTCCTGGACGACGCCGGGTTCGACGACCCGGACGCGGCGGTCGGAGCCGGCTATGGCGACCGGTTCGACGACGCCGATGGGGACGGCCCGCTCAACGACCCCGACTTCTGGGACCCGCCCGCCCTGCGCCCGCCGGCCGGGCGTTCCGACGGCGGCTCCCGACGGCCAGCACGACACACGGCGCGCAGGGGACACGCCCGATGAGCAGACGAGCCCGACGCCGGACCTCCGCGCAGGCCCCCAGCCCGTCGACCCGGACAGTGGACGCTGCCGCGGCGGCGTTCGTCCCGGACGCACTCACGATCGCGCCCCGCCACCTGGACGTCGGCGGGGATTACGTGGCCACGATGGCGATCACCGGCTATCCGCGTGAGGTCCATGCCGGCTGGCTCGCCCCGCTGGTGACCTACCCGGGCCGGGTCGACGTCGCCGTGCACGTCGAGCCGATTGACCCGGTCACCGCGGCGAACCGGCTGCGCCGGCAGCTGTCGAAGCTGGAGTCCGGCCGGCAGCTCGGCGACGAGAAGGGCCGGCTGGTCGACCCGCAGGTCGAGGCGGCGACCGAGGACGCCTACGACCTGTCCGCCCGCGTAGCCCGCGGCGAAGGCAAGCTGTTCAGGCTGGGTCTGTATTTCACCGTCCATGCGGCCAGCGAAGCCGAGTTGGCCGACGAGGTCGCCGCCGTGCGGGCGCTGGCGGCCAGCCTGCTGCTGGACGCCAAGCCAGTCAGCTACCGCTCGCTCCAGGGCTGGGTCAGCACCCTGCCCCTCGGCTTGGACCAGGTGCGGATGCGCCGCACCTTCGACACCGCAGCCCTGTCCGCGGCGTTCCCGTTCACGTCGCCCGATCTGCCGCCCGCCGACCCGACCTCTCTGGCTCCGACCGGGGTGCTCTACGGGCTCAACGTCGCGAGCAACGGGCTGGTCCACTGGGACCGGTTCGGCGACGTCGACAACCACAACGCCGTCATCCTCGGCCGCAGCGGCGCCGGCAAGTCCTACCTGGTCAAGCTCGAACTCCTGCGCAGTCTCTACCGGGGCATCGAGGTCCACGTCGTCGACCCGGAAGACGAATACGCCCGGCTCGCCGCCGCGGTCGGCGCCAGCTACCTGCACCTCGGCGCCGACGAGGTGCGGATCAACCCGTTCGACCTGCCGATCCAGACCACCCCCGACGGGCGGCGCACCGCACCGCGCGACGCGCTGGTGCGGCGCAGCCTGTTCCTGCACACCGTTATCGCCGTCCTGGTCGGCCAGCTGAGTGCGGCCGAACGGGCAGCCCTCGACGTCGCGATCACCGCCACCTACCAGGCCGCCGGGATCAGCTCCGACCCGCGCAGCTGGAACCGGCCGGCACCGCTGCTGGCCGACCTCGCCACCACCCTGGCCAGCTCCAACGACCCGGCCGCGGTCGCGCTCGGCGCCCGGCTGCACCCGTTCACCGCCGGGGCGTTCTCCGGCCTGTTCAACGGGCCGACGACCCGCCGCGGCGACGGCCACCTTGTCGTCTACTCGCTGCGCGACCTTGCGGACGAGTTGAAGCCGATCGGGACGCTACTCGTCCTCGACGCCGTGTGGCGGCGAGTCTCCAACCCCGCCGACCGCCGTCCCCGCTTGGTCGTAGTCGACGAGGCATGGCTGCTCATGCGCCAGCCCGCTGGCGCGGACTTCCTGTTCCGCATGGCCAAGTCGTCCCGCAAGCACTGGGCCGGGCTCACCGTGGCCACCCAGGACACCGCCGACGTGCTCGCCACCGACCTCGGCAAAGCGATCGTCACCAACGCCGCCACCCAGATCCTGCTCCGCCAGGCACCGCAGGCCATCGACGAGATCACCGCCATCTTCGACCTGTCCCAGGGCGAACGGCAGTTCCTGCTGTCCGCCGACCGCGGACAAGGACTCCTCGCGGCGGGGGCACAACGAGTCGCTTTCCAAGCCCTGGCCTCGCAGGTCGAGCACCGCCTGGTCACGACCAACCCAGCCGAACTCGCCGCCGACCCCGACAACGCGGCCGACGACGGCTTCCTCGATCTCGCCGTGCCGGACGACCCGACCGATGACAACGGCCAGATCTACCTCGATGCCGCCTGACCAGCACCGCCATCCCGCAGGGAGATCGTAACCATGGATCTGCTCGCCGCGGCGACCACCACGCCGTCGTCGCCGCTCACGATCTATCTGACGGACCCGTGGGGCTTCCTCCACCAGATCTTCGGCCAGCTACGGGGATGGGTGGCGGTGTGGGGCCCCATCGCCGGCCCGCTGCTCACCCTCACCGCCGCCGGCCTGGTTACCTTGCGCCGGCGGCTGCGCCGCCGGTACCAGCAGCAGCTCGCCGCAGGCGCCCGCCTCGTGACCGTGCTGGCCCCGCCCACCGTCGACCCGGCGGGCGCGGGCGCGCTGTGGGCGAACCTGCTCGGCCTGCTCCGGCCCGGCTGGCGGCGCCTGATCGGCCAGCCGCACCTCGTGTGGGAGTACCAGTTCACCGCCGACGGGGTGCGCATCCAGATGTGGGTGCCCGGCGTCGTGCCCGACGGCTTCGTCGAACGCGCGGTCGAGGCGGCCTGGCCCGGAGCGCATACCCACACCACGCCCGCCCGCGCACCATTGCCCGTCGTGGCCCGGCCAGGCCGGCGGCTACTCGCCGCCGGCGGCGAACTGCGCCTCGCCCGCCCCGAAGCACTCCCGATCCGGGTCGACCACGACGCCGACCCGATCCGCGCCCTGCTCGGCGCGCCCGGCAGCCTCGCCCGCAACCAACGGGCGGCGGTCCAGATCCTGGCCCGGCCGGTCACCGGCCGCCGCGTCGCCCGGTCCCGCCGGGCCGCCCGCCGGCTGCGCGCCGGCGGCTCCGCGCACCTGATCGGCGGGCTGCTGGACCTGCTCACCCCCCGCACTGGCCGCACCCGGCAGCGCCGCCGGACGGCTACCACCCCGGTGAAGGTCGACCCGCAGACGTCGCTGGCCCTGTCCGCGGAAGACCGCGCCATCGTCACGAAACAGCGCGGGGCCCAGTACGAGGTCCGTGTCCGCTACGCCATCGCCGCGATCCTCGACGATCACACCGACGACACCACCGCCGCCCAGGTCGCTAGCCAGCTGCGCGGACGGGCGCACGCGATCGCGAGCGCCTACGCGGCCTACGGCGACCACAACTACTACCGCCGCGTGCGGCTGCGCCGTCCCCTGCCCGTCCTCGCTACCCGGCAGTTCGGCCGTGGCGACCTGCTCTCGGTCGCCGAGCTCGGCGCGCTGGCGCACCTGCCGGTCGACGAGGCGACCCCGGGCCTGCAACGCGCCGGAGCGAAGGCGGTCGCCCCGCCGCCTGGCGTCGCCGGGCCCGGCCCGAATGTGCGCCCGCTCGGGCGGACCGATGCCGGGCGTGCGCGTCCGGTCGGTCTGCGGGTCCCGGACGCCCGGCATCACCTGCACGTCCTCGGCGCGACCGGCGCCGGCAAGTCCGAACTGCTCGCCCGCATGACGCTCGACGACGTCGCCGCCCGTCGAGGGGTGGTCAACGTCGACCCGAAGGGCGACCAGATCATCGACATCCTCGCCCGCTACCCGACCGACGCCCTCGACCGCCTCGTCCTGTTCGACGCCGAATCGAACAGCCGGCCACCCTGCCTCAACCCGCTCGACCAGCCCGACCGGGGCCGGGCCGTCGACAACCTCGTCTCGATCTTCTCCCGGGTCTACGCCGACAGTTGGGGGCCGCGCACCGAGGACATCTTCCGCGCCGGCCTGCTCACCCTCGCCGCACAACCCGGCGTCCCGGTGCTCACGGATCTACCGAAACTCCTCACCGACACCGCCTACCGGCACCGGGCATTGGGCGAGATCAACGACGACATCCTCGCCGGCTTCTGGACCTGGTACGAATCCATCTCCGACGCCGCACGCGGCCACGCCGTCGCCCCACTGATGAACAAACTGCGCGGCTTTCTGCTGCGGCCGTTCGTGCGGGCCGCGATCGCCGCCGGACCCTCGACCGTCGACATGGACACCGTGCTGAACGACGGCGGGGTGTGCCTGGTCCGCATCGCCCAGGACGCCCTCGGCGTCGAAACCGCTGCCCTGATGGGCTCGATCGTCGTCTCCGCCGTCTGGCAGGCCACCACCCGCCGCGCCCGCCTCCCCCAAGGGAAAAGGCCCGACGCCAGCCTGTACTTGGACGAGGCGCACCATTTCCTCACGCTTCCGTACGCGTTGGAGGACATGCTCGCCGCCGCCCGCGGCTACCGGCTGTCCCTCACGTTGGCGCACCAGAACCTCACCCAGCTGCCTCGGCACCTGGAAGAAAGCATCGGCGCCAACGCCCGCTCCAAGATCTATTTTACGGTCAGCCCGGCGGACGCGAAGCGGCTCGCCCGGCACACCGAGCCCCGGCTCGCCGAACACGACCTCGCCAACCTCGGCGTGTTCCATGCCGCCGCCCGCCTGGTCGTCGGCGGCGAAGAAGCCCCCGCCTTCACGGTCGTGACCGAAAAGCTGCCGCCGCCGGTTCCCGGCCGCGCCGCCCAGATCCGCCGAGACCTGCGCCGCCGCGCCGCCACCCCCGCCGCACCTTCCCCTGCCGGTCCGGGTCCGCGCCCGACCGCCGACCCGCGCCGCGTCGCCTGACGGCGCCCCGCCGCCTCGAAGGAGCGTCCCCGATGGCCAAGCCCTTGCCGCAACGCGCCCTACGCCTCCCGCAGCGTCCCGCCGCCCGCGTCGTCGCCGACGCCAACCATCTCGCGAACCTCACCCCTCACCTCAGCCCCCGCGACCGCTGGATCACCCGGCTCCTTTACGAACACCGGGTCCTGACCACTCATCAGCTCGTCCACGCCGCCTGGACCAACCGTCGCACCGCCAACGAGCGGCTCCTCCAGCTCTACCGCTGGCGTGTCATCGACCGCTTCCAACCCCTGAGCCCCCTCGGCGAGGGCATGCCCCCGGCGCACTATGTCTGCGACGTTGCCGGCGCCGCGATCCTCGCCGCCGAAGACGGCATCGACCTGGCCGCGACCGGTTACCGGCACGACCGGGCACTCGGCGTCGCCTACTGGCCCCAGCTCGCCCACCGCGTCGCGGTCAACGGCTTCTTCACCCACCTCATCGCCCACGCCCGACAGCCCAACCCGCCCGGCACGCTCACCGCCTGGTGGTCCGAGGCTCGCACCCGGGCCGCGTTCGGCGACATCGTCCGTCCCGACGCCTACGGACGGTGGACCAGCCGCGGCAGCGACCTGGAATGGTTCCTCGAACTCGACTGGGCCACCGAGCCGTACGCCCGCCTCGCCGCGAAGATCGACAAATATGGGCGGCTCGCCTCCGCGACCGGCATCACCACCCCGGTCCTGTTCTGGTTCCCCACCATCGGCCGGGAGACCCGCGCCCGCCGCGCGCTGGCCGACGCCGTTGCCGGGCTCGACCAGCCGCACACCGTCCCGGTCGCGACCACCGCGGCCACCCTCGCCCCGCCCGACGACCAGCTCGACCCGGCCCTCGCCCGCTGGCTGCCGCTCGGCGCCAGCCGCCCCGGCCGGCTCACCCTCGATCAGCTGCCCCGGGCCTGGCCCCGTCTGCCGGCACCCGCGCCGGTGTCGGACCGGCCGGATGCCATCTCCGCCGGGTCGGGCCTGCGCCCGCCTGCTCCGATGCCGCCCGCCAAGTACCGGGGGTGAGCGGCCACGACCAAGTACCTCGCCGGCGCGGTCGCCGCCGTCGTCCTGCTCATCGTCATGATGGGGGCCGCCGCCGCTGGGGTGGCCGAACGCGTCCTGTGCCTGCCCGTCGTCGGCTGGTTCCTCGGCTGCTCCAGCGGCGGCAGCCCCAGCCAGACCGCGCTCGACGACATCCCGCCCGACTACCTGAACCTCTACATGCAGGCCGCCGCGAGCTGCCCCGGCCTGTCCTGGACGACCCTGGCGGCCATCGGGAAAGAAGAATCTGATCATGGTCGCAGTCGGCTGCCGGGCGTGGTCAGCGGCGTCAACGAAGCCGGCGCCGGCGGGCCGATGCAGTTCCTCGCCACCACGTTCGCCGACGTCGTCGCCCACCACCAGCTACCGGCCGGCGGCGCGAACCCGCCGTCTCTCTACAACCCCCAGGACGCCGTCTACGCCGCCGCGGCCTACCTCTGCGACAACCACGTCGCCACCGACCTGACCGGCGCGATCTTCGCCTACAACCACTCGGACGCCTACGTCGCGCAGGTCGTCACCCAGGCCACCCAGTACAGCTCGACCAGCGGCTTCGGAGCCGACACCGCGCCGTCCGACGCCGGCTACGCCGCCGTCCTCTACGCCCAGGGCCAGATCGGCATCCCCTACCTCTGGGGTGGAGACGGCCCGGCCGAGGGCGGCTTCGACTGCTCCGGCCTGACCCGCGCCGCCTACCTGGCCGCCGGGATCGACCTGCCCCGCACCGCTCAGACCCAGTATGAGGCCGGCCCCGTGGTCCCGCCGGGAGAACCGCTCCAGATCGGCGACCTCGTCTACTACGGCACCGCCACCAACATCCACCACGTCGCGATCTACATCGGAAACGGCCAGATGATCACCGCTCCAGGGCGGGGCAAAGTAGTGAAAATAGCCCCATACAGGTGGCAGGGGGACGACTATTTCGGGGCAACCAGGCCGGGCACGTAGGGTGCGATTTATTCGCACGGGGTGCAACGTCGGGCTGGAGCATTCCAGCGCGCTCGCCCAGCGCTGTCCGGGCGAGCACGATAGCCTATTTCTCGGATTCATTTTCCTCGCGGGCTCGTCACCGAGCTGCTGCCCAACCCGGAGCCCGCTCGCGGCGTCAGCAGGGCGATCCGGCCGTCCGGGTCGTGGCGCTGCCGTATCCCTGGGCATCGCCTGGCCGTGCCGCACGCGACCGGGCACGTCGGTCCCGTGACGTCACCGGGACAGGAGGATGCAAGGAGTGCGAAATGGGCAAGTCGACGCCGATGGACCGCGAGGCAGCTGACCGGATCAGCGAGGCAGCGTTGCAGGACCCGTGCTCCGACACCGCGCAGAGTGGCTTCGACGTGCGGGCGCAGGAGGCGGCCGACCGCAACGAACAGGACGACGAGTAGGCCCGAAAGGGCTGCGCGTGGCGGCCGAACTGCTCAGCGATGAGCAGCCGCCAGCGGTTGCCCTGATGGCCGTGGCTCACCGACGGGCATTCCGCCGGTGGGCCACGGCAACGGGATCACGGGTAGTAGACGGGTGAGCCTGCGGCCGGGCCCGACCCTTGCCCAAGGATCTCCGTCGGGGGAAGCGCCATGGAGGTTGTCCGTGTCTGCGCGCCCCTCCCGCCGTGCATGGCGGGGGCACGGCAGCGGACGCGCTGCCGGCTGGATCACGGTGCCCAGGTTCAGACGGTGTCGGAGAGGTCCGGGGTGGCGCTCGTCGGGTCGAGCACCTTCCACTGCTGGAGCCTGTCGAGCAGCTGGCTGCGGTCGAGGGTGTAGAGGGTCGCGAGGGTGCGCAGGTCCCCTTCGCGGATCGAGAGGACCCGGCCGGCGTAGTCGCCGCGTTCTCGCTGGATCTCGGCGACCCAGCGGCGCAGCGGGCTGGCGTCGTCGTCGGGCACGCCGGCCAGGGCGGGCAGGTTGAGCACGACGCGCGCCGCCCGCGGCGGGAGGGGGTCAGGCCGTCCGCCGGGCAGCAGCTCGTGGGCGGGGACGCCGTAGAAGTCGGCGAGCGCCGCGAGCCCCTCCACGCTGATCATCCGGTCGCCGCGCTCGTAGGAGCCGACCGCCGCGGTCTTCCATCGGCCACGGGACAGGGTCTCCACCTGCTGGAGAGAACGGCCCTGCTGGGTGCGGATGGTGCGCAGTCGGGCGCCTACCTCGCGGGCGTAGGCGCGGTTCTCACTCGTCGTGGGCATGGTTTCCCTCCTGCGGATGGGTGGGGATGGAGCGACGGCGCCGGAAGGGCCGGGGGGACCCCGAGTCCGTGTGCCAAGGCCGGATTGCGGCGCTCGGGCTGCGGCCAAGAACCGGCGGCAGGTTCGAGGCAGGCTGCGTGCGTCCGAGCACCGCACGTGCCTGTGATCAGTCCGCCGGTCGGGCCGTGCGGCGCCGACCGCGCGGGGGACGGCTGCCGGCTACGCGCGAGGCCAGACGGGTGCGGCGGCGCGGAGTCCCGGCGTCCCAGCGGACGGTCCTCGCGGAGGGCGCAAGTGATGGTTCGAGGTAGCCGCGCGAGCGGACCGGCGCGGAATGCAGTCCTACGGCCAGCTGGCCACGTCGCGGGTGGTATGGGTGCCCACCGTGTCCAGGCTGCCCACGATGCTCGCGCACGTGGACGCGCTCTCGTCGAAGGGGAGATCGTCGTAGGGGTATCGGGGTGCGGCGGTCGGGTCAATGCCATGGTCGGCGGCGCGGGTGGCGCGGGCGACGGTGAAAACGCTGCCGTCGGGATAGTGGTGCTGGTAGGCGTCACAGTCGATCGGCCGGATGGCGGTGGCGCGCAGTCCGGTGAACGTCGCGTGGTAGCCACACAGCCAGCGGGTAGCGGCGTGACGGCTGCCAGCGCGGCGTAGAACACGGACGCCGTCGAGGACAAGCCATCCTGCGTGGGGCCAGCCATGCACGACGCGGTGTTCGATAATCCAGCGGCGCGCCTGATGGCGGGTACGGAACCGCCGGGGGACGTGGTTCTCGGTGTCGTCGAGGTCAGCGAGGAAGCCGTCGTCCCGGGTGCGGATCGTGCCGGCGGGCCGCCAGCGACCTGTCGGGGTGGCGAGGAGAACCCGCCACACCTCGCGGTCGGCCGAGCCCCGACGCCGGCTGTCTCGGCGCAGGCGCGCGGTCGCAAGCGCGACGGCGTGGGCATGGCACCAGGCGTCGAAGTGGGCCTGTGGGACAGTGCCCGCGGCGCCGATCGTGCGCCCGGCGGGGTCGGTGGCGGTGACCAGGCCGGGACCTGTCGATACGGCGGTCAGGCCGTAGCCCGGCGGGGCCCGGTCGAGCGGGTGCAGGGCCGCCACGCTTGCACAGCGCTCACACACGGCTGCGGCGGGGCCAGTCCGGTCCGGGGACAGCGTCCGCTCGCCGAACCTGCGAACGCAGAGGGTTACCTCCGCATCGGGGAGCGTGCAATGGACGAGCCGGGTACGCGAAGAGACTCGAAGCGTCGTGTACCCATCTGGTAGCGGAAAGTCGTCAGATGCTGGCATGGAGATCTCCGAGAGTTAGCGCAGGTGGCGGACGCCGGCCCCCGCGATGCGTCGCCGTGCGAGCGCGACCCGGTGCCCGGCGCACAACGAGGACCGGGAGGCGGTGTCGCCGACATCGGCGCCCACCCTGCGGGCGGTCGGCGGCATGCGGACCGGGAAGATGGGCAGCGGCTCAGAGACAGCGGCAGAGGACGCCCGCTCGCACACGCTGGGACGTGGGCTCCCAGCGCGCCTGGCTGGCGGGCGGGGCACAGCCGCTCGCCGGCTCGCGTCGTCCGGGAGCGCGCTGGCCGCTCAGCGAACGCGCGGAGGGCGAGCCGGCCGAGGCCGGCGGCCCGGGAACGCCCGGTGGGCGGCCCCGGGACAAGGCCAGGCGGGCGCTGGCCTACTCAGCTGGCCTACTCGTCGTCGGTGAGAAGGCGGAGCAGACGGACGCCGGGGAAGCCGTCGGTGGACAGGGCCCGCAGGTGAAACGTGGTGGGCTCGTCGAAGACGGGCTGGCCGCCTGGCCGGCGGGTGTAGGGGGCCCAGCCGTAGTCGACGCCGTCGTCGGCGTCGTAGGCCGTCCAGACCACGCTCTCCTGCTCGCCGTCACGCAGGGGCCGGACGGAGAACGCGTGGGCTTCGAGGCTGCCAGGGACCGTCTCGATGATCTGCGGGACGGCGAAGGTGAACCGGCGGGCGTGCAGGGTGCGGGCGAGCTCGGCCGCACGGGTCTCGAAGCCGGTCCGAGCGGTCTCACTCTGGACGTAGTCATAGTCGGACAGGATCTGGCGGCGGTCCCCGTCGAGGATGACGATCGCCGGATAGTCGGTCATCCGGATGGACTGCTGGACGCGGTCCACGACGTCGGTCACCAGGCTCCAGGTGGCGTCGTTCATCGCGGCCTCCAGCAGGGTCCGGGGAATTTCCGTTCCAGATTCCTTGGCGGTGGAACGGCGGTTGAGGTGTAGCCGGCGCGCGGGCTTGTCCACCGTATGCGGCCATGCACGTCCCGTGCCGCCGGCCGCTGGCTATGGTCCTGGGTTTGTGGTGCAGGTCCTGGCGGACGCGGACAATCTCGCGGCCCGGTGGATGACGGTGACGATGCGGATCGTCGGCGGCTACGGGTGCGCGGTGACGGCCGCGGGCGCGGCCGGGAGGTTGGCGGCGGTGCGCTGGCCGGCGCAGTGCCGGCTGGTGGCTGCCGAGGGCTGGCAGCGCGCGGACCTCGCGCTCGCGGGTGCCTACCGCAGCGACGAGGCGCCGTTGCTGCTGGTAACAGGCGACGGCGACTTCGCGTACCTCGCGAGCCGGCATCCCGGCCCGGTCGCGGTCGCCGGGGTGCTCGTCGCCCGCGCGCTACGGGACACCGCGACCGTGATCGACCTGGCCCGGGACGGCGCCGCCCCGCTGGTGCGCTGGTTGAACCACGTCAGCCCGCGCTGAACCGGCCACGTGCCTGGCGGGGCAGGTCAGGGGCGGGCGCGTCGCCGTTGCAGGTTCTCGTCGAGCAGTTCCCGCAGCAGGACCAGGCCGGGCCCGCCCCCGGGGTTCAGCGGGATCGAGAAGATGTAGTCCGAGCCGTCGAACGCGTCGAACACGGGTGTGCCGTCGCGCTTGCGCCGGAAGGGCACCATTCCAGACTCGTGGCCCTCCTCCTCGTCCCAGAGCACCCAGAGGATGACGTGCATCTCGCCGTCGTCCTCCAGCACCGGCCCGCCGGTGTAGGGGGACCGCAGCCGGACCTCATCGTCGCCGTCGATCACGACGGGCCTGCTGATCTGCGGGACCGCCAGGATGAGCCGTTCGAGGTCGATGCGGTTCGCCTCGGCGGCGACCTGCCGCTCGAACGCTTCCGCGCGAGCGGGGTCACGCAGGTAGGCCGAGTTACTCAGCGTGCGCGAGGGCTCTCCTTCCAGGACCGCGATCGCGGGCTGGTCTCCTTTCGCCAGGGCGTCCTGGACCTGCTTGACGGTCATATCGACAAGAACATGGGACTCGAAGTTCATCAGCGGTGTCCTCTATGGGGCGCGGGGTCGCAGCGGCGGGCCGGTCCGGGACGGCCGCGCAGGACGTACGGGACGGCCGTCCCCACCTAGTCTGATCGCGCCACGACGTGGGCACCACGCAGCATGCAGCGCGTGCCCTCTGCGACCCCGCCACCCTGCTGCCGCGGGGTTGCGGTGACCGTCCCTGCCGGCCAACTCGACGACGAGGTGCCCCTCGGTCGGGTCTCGGCTCGGCGCCGGAACGCCTCACTGGGGAGAGGTAGGGGCTACCGCTGGCGAGGCAGTCGCGCGCGTCGTGCACGGCGGAAGCCTCTGCTGTGCCGCAGGAACGGCGGTCGGCGTCGCCGGTTGACGGAGGGCGTAGCGTCGTTCAGGACGAGGTCCGCAGGGTTGATACGTCCGACGATCTCCCGGCTGGGCCAGTGGATCAACAAGCCGCAGTCCACACAGCAATAGCGCCCACGCCACCGGGCCGCGCCCGGGGCGACTTCCCGGCGCCGACGGACCGGGACGAACCCGCTGGACGCCGGGGTGTTCCCGCATCGGCACAGCCAATCGTCATCCCCGCCGTCGCACGCGATGTATTCACGCATGCCAGTCCTCTTTTCTCGCGAAGGTGGGTTGGGAAAGGAGCAGGTTCGGACCGGCAGGCGAAGAAACGGTTCTCCTACCGGCGAGAAGTACCGGCGGCTGAGGCGATGCCCGCAGCCAGCCCGGCGGGCCTGCGACGGAGTCCGGGCACCGGGCGCGGTTCAGCGGTCCCAGGGGTCGCGGCGCAGGTGGTCGCGGCGGGTGGCCCTGGCCTGGATGACGACGTCGGTCCAGGTGGCTCCGGCGGCCTCGGCCTGCTCGGCGGTGGTGAGGACCGCGCTGGCGCGTGGGGACAGCGTCCAGCCGAGGTGGCCGAACAGGGCGAGAGCGCTGCTGTCCCCGAGGGCGGAGGCGTGGACGGCGTCGAGGCGCAGGCAGGCGGCCAGGTGGCCGAGCAGCCCGGTCGGGTAGCCGCG
Coding sequences within:
- a CDS encoding VirB4 family type IV secretion system protein, producing MSRRARRRTSAQAPSPSTRTVDAAAAAFVPDALTIAPRHLDVGGDYVATMAITGYPREVHAGWLAPLVTYPGRVDVAVHVEPIDPVTAANRLRRQLSKLESGRQLGDEKGRLVDPQVEAATEDAYDLSARVARGEGKLFRLGLYFTVHAASEAELADEVAAVRALAASLLLDAKPVSYRSLQGWVSTLPLGLDQVRMRRTFDTAALSAAFPFTSPDLPPADPTSLAPTGVLYGLNVASNGLVHWDRFGDVDNHNAVILGRSGAGKSYLVKLELLRSLYRGIEVHVVDPEDEYARLAAAVGASYLHLGADEVRINPFDLPIQTTPDGRRTAPRDALVRRSLFLHTVIAVLVGQLSAAERAALDVAITATYQAAGISSDPRSWNRPAPLLADLATTLASSNDPAAVALGARLHPFTAGAFSGLFNGPTTRRGDGHLVVYSLRDLADELKPIGTLLVLDAVWRRVSNPADRRPRLVVVDEAWLLMRQPAGADFLFRMAKSSRKHWAGLTVATQDTADVLATDLGKAIVTNAATQILLRQAPQAIDEITAIFDLSQGERQFLLSADRGQGLLAAGAQRVAFQALASQVEHRLVTTNPAELAADPDNAADDGFLDLAVPDDPTDDNGQIYLDAA
- a CDS encoding replication-relaxation family protein, with product MAKPLPQRALRLPQRPAARVVADANHLANLTPHLSPRDRWITRLLYEHRVLTTHQLVHAAWTNRRTANERLLQLYRWRVIDRFQPLSPLGEGMPPAHYVCDVAGAAILAAEDGIDLAATGYRHDRALGVAYWPQLAHRVAVNGFFTHLIAHARQPNPPGTLTAWWSEARTRAAFGDIVRPDAYGRWTSRGSDLEWFLELDWATEPYARLAAKIDKYGRLASATGITTPVLFWFPTIGRETRARRALADAVAGLDQPHTVPVATTAATLAPPDDQLDPALARWLPLGASRPGRLTLDQLPRAWPRLPAPAPVSDRPDAISAGSGLRPPAPMPPAKYRG
- a CDS encoding PrgI family protein, which encodes MTHPVRIPADVDREDRIMAGLTARQVLILALTAIVLYLAWAATRALLPLPVFALLAVPVAAGAGVLVLGQRDGLSLDRMLVAAIRQRTSPRHRINAPEGVIPPPSWLAARATSSSGDRRPAAGGQSAAPLRLPARTVTTNAGVGVIDLGPDGLAVVAVASTVNFALRTPGEQDGLVAVFARYLHSLTAPVQILVRAMPADLTDQIRQLDDAADQLPHPALAHAAREHATYLAQLADEMQLLTRQVLLVLREPLVAAGPVDGLGGASPLAALSGRRAAARDARRAGAAIRRAAHTRLARRLAEATDLLAPAGIVVTPLDAGTATSVLAAACNPAGLVPPAALAAPDDVITADVPEPVDSYSAYQPDTDDGFLDDAGFDDPDAAVGAGYGDRFDDADGDGPLNDPDFWDPPALRPPAGRSDGGSRRPARHTARRGHAR
- a CDS encoding TraM recognition domain-containing protein: MDLLAAATTTPSSPLTIYLTDPWGFLHQIFGQLRGWVAVWGPIAGPLLTLTAAGLVTLRRRLRRRYQQQLAAGARLVTVLAPPTVDPAGAGALWANLLGLLRPGWRRLIGQPHLVWEYQFTADGVRIQMWVPGVVPDGFVERAVEAAWPGAHTHTTPARAPLPVVARPGRRLLAAGGELRLARPEALPIRVDHDADPIRALLGAPGSLARNQRAAVQILARPVTGRRVARSRRAARRLRAGGSAHLIGGLLDLLTPRTGRTRQRRRTATTPVKVDPQTSLALSAEDRAIVTKQRGAQYEVRVRYAIAAILDDHTDDTTAAQVASQLRGRAHAIASAYAAYGDHNYYRRVRLRRPLPVLATRQFGRGDLLSVAELGALAHLPVDEATPGLQRAGAKAVAPPPGVAGPGPNVRPLGRTDAGRARPVGLRVPDARHHLHVLGATGAGKSELLARMTLDDVAARRGVVNVDPKGDQIIDILARYPTDALDRLVLFDAESNSRPPCLNPLDQPDRGRAVDNLVSIFSRVYADSWGPRTEDIFRAGLLTLAAQPGVPVLTDLPKLLTDTAYRHRALGEINDDILAGFWTWYESISDAARGHAVAPLMNKLRGFLLRPFVRAAIAAGPSTVDMDTVLNDGGVCLVRIAQDALGVETAALMGSIVVSAVWQATTRRARLPQGKRPDASLYLDEAHHFLTLPYALEDMLAAARGYRLSLTLAHQNLTQLPRHLEESIGANARSKIYFTVSPADAKRLARHTEPRLAEHDLANLGVFHAAARLVVGGEEAPAFTVVTEKLPPPVPGRAAQIRRDLRRRAATPAAPSPAGPGPRPTADPRRVA